The DNA sequence GCTGTGCTGCAGGATATCGGCCAGGACGGCGCGGCGCTTTTGCATCCGGCGCAGCATGGGGACCACCTTCTTCAGCTGGACGCGCAGCATGGCGCCGTCCATCTCGGTGACCTTCATGTTCATGCCGACGAATTCGGGCTCGTTCAGCCGGTCGCCGTGCTGGCGTACCATCGATCCCAGATCGTGATAGCTGCGCGCGCGGATGAAATAGCGTTCGTCGCTGGTCAGGACGGCCCCGCCTTCGCCGATGTTCATGTTCTTCATGCGGTTGAAGCTGAACACGCCCAGGTCGCCGATCGCCCCGCAATGCCGGTCCTTGTATCGGATGCCAACGGCCTGGGACGAATCCTCGATGACGATCAGGCCATGTTCTTTGGCGATCGCCATGATCGCGTCCATGTCGCAGGGCGCGTTGACCATGTGCACCGGGATGATCGCGCGGGTATAGGGGGTAATCTTGGCCCGGATGTCCTCGGGGTCCATGGTCAGCGTCTCGTCGATGTCGACCAGGATCGGCACGGCCCCGACCTGCACCGGCGCGGCGGCGGTCGCCATCCAGGTATAGGCCGGCACCAGCACCTCGTCGCCCGGACCGATCCCGGCGGCGGCCAAGGCCGCAACCAGCGCGCTGGTCCCCGAATTCACGGCCAGCACATGCGCGGCGCCGGTCTGGGCGGCCATCTCGCGTTCGAACAGGGCCGTCCGGCTGGCCCCGCTGTCATAGCGCAGCAGGCTGCCGCTTGCGATGGCGCGGCCGACCGCGAACCACTCTCTCAGACCGACGTCAGGCACTGTCCGCTCCGTATGCGA is a window from the Paracoccus marcusii genome containing:
- a CDS encoding DegT/DnrJ/EryC1/StrS family aminotransferase gives rise to the protein MPDVGLREWFAVGRAIASGSLLRYDSGASRTALFEREMAAQTGAAHVLAVNSGTSALVAALAAAGIGPGDEVLVPAYTWMATAAAPVQVGAVPILVDIDETLTMDPEDIRAKITPYTRAIIPVHMVNAPCDMDAIMAIAKEHGLIVIEDSSQAVGIRYKDRHCGAIGDLGVFSFNRMKNMNIGEGGAVLTSDERYFIRARSYHDLGSMVRQHGDRLNEPEFVGMNMKVTEMDGAMLRVQLKKVVPMLRRMQKRRAVLADILQHSSEFRVTPHNDPASAVSLSILAPTREKAIELTGRRGVHNRLRDSSKHLYTNWEPILNKRTFHPKMNPWAWAKRDIEYTPDMCARTLEILDRTCIVTLGMRYPTPLMAMVARKLAGQR